Proteins from a single region of Aureibacter tunicatorum:
- a CDS encoding SAM-dependent chlorinase/fluorinase, translating to MSIITFISDFGNRDYHLACVKGRILSHGELINIVDISHHIDLHSIIHGSYVLGSTFRHFPEGTVHVIGLDTLNAYKSRHLLVKLEGHYFIGPDNGIFSLISTQAPSLTLQVGIGNESTFPELDIYADVAAKLALGENPKDLGEFTERPFELKPRQLKATKSKIVGHVEHVDCYGNLVTNIDKSTFFQLLDERDFFIAFGREKVRSLVNFPNEVEMGEVFAYFNQRDCIEIGVNKGNASELLGLEYSSPVRIEFLD from the coding sequence ATGTCAATAATTACTTTTATTTCGGATTTTGGAAACCGAGATTATCATTTAGCTTGCGTGAAAGGCAGAATTTTGAGCCATGGAGAATTGATTAATATTGTCGATATTTCTCATCATATTGATTTGCACAGTATTATCCACGGTTCATATGTTTTGGGGTCTACTTTTAGACATTTTCCAGAGGGAACTGTACATGTGATTGGGCTCGATACGCTTAATGCTTATAAATCAAGACACTTATTGGTAAAGTTGGAAGGTCACTATTTCATAGGACCTGACAATGGAATATTCAGTTTGATTTCTACGCAAGCACCTTCATTGACATTGCAAGTAGGTATTGGTAATGAGTCGACATTTCCGGAGTTGGATATATATGCTGACGTTGCAGCGAAACTAGCTTTGGGAGAAAACCCAAAGGATCTTGGTGAATTTACAGAAAGACCATTTGAGTTAAAACCAAGACAATTAAAAGCTACCAAGTCAAAAATAGTAGGGCACGTCGAACATGTTGACTGTTATGGTAATTTGGTGACAAATATTGACAAGTCTACTTTTTTTCAATTATTGGACGAACGAGATTTTTTTATTGCTTTTGGAAGAGAAAAGGTGAGGAGTTTGGTCAATTTTCCAAATGAAGTAGAAATGGGGGAGGTGTTTGCCTATTTTAATCAAAGAGATTGCATAGAGATAGGAGTCAATAAAGGGAATGCCTCGGAGCTGTTGGGGTTGGAGTATAGCAGTCCTGTTAGAATAGAATTTTTAGATTAG
- a CDS encoding ComEC/Rec2 family competence protein: MHINKPFIFFNFIIITLAILIFYVEINLYEQFIFLISILLFLSFIFRNLRITLVLTTISILILINFNIDYILGESYSKNKVLRQILSSEQSILTNIPQNSNRTKNKKTLLQIEYIHFNNNWHRLNYPVKAVSFNSIENIEKKLLLFYANENDLRLNKKNQKYKNSADLIFNINEKTSNFKLPQNKPKLRIKALFESFLSSIFTNKNLAYIKALLLGDKSNISKQEKRIFQKLGISHILAISGTHIVIIYSFLILLLKLVRIHKVTSSSLALLGIWLYALFIGLPIPCSRACVFITLLTVSQWKNVKSYTLLNGLLICNFLFLCFDPNQIKSLSYQFSFTAVLTIAIAQHIEKKLFKNNNNNVLPFIKPFFYSAFISIGLMPLSLFYFQESSIIGIIINPFIILIFTGMIYLSIIYILFSSIIKLDTVYHFVNNCIEKVLEYLVLLENVNPINSISLKINANELILLYSLMAFTIMIILTSKKIRRVYYAYGIAFTIILLI; the protein is encoded by the coding sequence ATGCACATCAACAAACCTTTCATATTTTTCAATTTCATAATTATAACACTAGCTATTTTAATTTTTTACGTTGAAATTAATCTATATGAACAATTCATTTTCTTAATATCCATACTCCTCTTCTTATCCTTCATTTTCAGAAACCTACGAATAACATTGGTTCTAACAACTATAAGTATTCTGATTTTGATTAATTTTAACATCGACTATATTTTAGGGGAATCATACTCGAAAAACAAAGTGCTTAGGCAAATCCTATCCTCAGAGCAAAGCATATTGACAAACATACCCCAAAACTCAAATAGAACAAAAAACAAAAAAACATTACTTCAAATAGAATATATACACTTTAATAATAATTGGCATAGACTAAATTATCCAGTAAAGGCAGTTTCCTTTAATTCAATTGAAAATATTGAAAAAAAACTCCTACTATTTTACGCAAATGAAAATGACTTAAGACTCAATAAAAAAAATCAAAAGTATAAAAATTCAGCTGATTTGATTTTCAATATTAATGAAAAAACATCGAATTTTAAACTACCTCAGAACAAACCCAAACTAAGAATAAAAGCCTTATTTGAAAGCTTTCTCTCCTCCATTTTCACAAATAAGAATCTAGCATATATTAAAGCACTCTTGCTCGGTGATAAATCCAACATTTCTAAACAAGAAAAAAGGATATTCCAAAAGCTTGGCATTTCTCACATTCTCGCGATTTCAGGAACTCATATCGTTATTATCTACAGTTTCTTGATCTTACTATTAAAGCTTGTAAGAATCCATAAAGTTACCAGTTCATCTCTCGCTCTACTAGGCATTTGGCTTTATGCTCTATTTATTGGTTTGCCTATCCCCTGCTCTAGAGCATGTGTTTTCATTACGCTTTTGACGGTTTCTCAATGGAAAAATGTCAAGTCTTACACTTTACTTAACGGTCTTTTAATTTGCAACTTCTTATTCTTATGTTTTGATCCAAATCAAATCAAAAGCCTCAGTTATCAATTCTCATTCACCGCAGTACTAACGATAGCCATCGCTCAACACATTGAAAAAAAACTATTCAAAAACAACAACAACAATGTCTTGCCCTTTATTAAACCATTTTTTTACAGTGCTTTTATATCCATTGGACTAATGCCTTTATCATTATTCTATTTTCAAGAAAGTTCAATCATAGGAATTATTATAAATCCTTTTATAATTTTGATATTTACGGGAATGATCTATTTATCAATCATTTACATTCTTTTCTCATCAATAATCAAACTTGACACTGTATATCATTTTGTAAATAACTGCATTGAAAAAGTGCTTGAATACCTTGTCTTACTCGAAAATGTCAATCCAATCAACAGTATCTCATTAAAAATAAATGCTAATGAATTAATTCTTTTGTACAGTTTAATGGCTTTTACAATAATGATTATATTGACTTCAAAAAAAATCAGAAGAGTCTATTATGCTTACGGAATTGCATTTACAATTATTCTACTAATCTAA
- a CDS encoding PhoH family protein: MIEKKITLENIPLIDFLGPENKNIEIISASFPNSKIVSRGEELILRGKASELLVINDLVNKMIKHFEKFGKINEKAIEQMLKDEQSKAFDTTDQDIIVFGAKGLVVKPKSKNQKILVEAVQNNDLVFALGPAGTGKTYIAVALAVRALKNKEVKKIIITRPAVEAGENLGFLPGDLKDKIDPYLSPIYDALSDMIPSEKLKHYQENQIIEIAPLAYMRGRTLKDAFILLDEAQNTTAMQIKMFLTRMGTNSKVIVNGDESQIDLPKNQKSGLSTSINILKNVKGIGVVHLRSGDVIRHKLVRDIINAYDEFDKVN, from the coding sequence TTGATAGAGAAAAAAATTACACTAGAGAATATTCCCCTGATAGATTTTTTGGGTCCGGAGAATAAAAATATTGAAATTATTAGTGCTTCTTTTCCCAATTCGAAGATTGTGTCTCGTGGAGAAGAGTTGATTCTTAGAGGTAAGGCCAGTGAATTGTTGGTGATCAACGATTTGGTGAATAAGATGATCAAGCACTTTGAGAAGTTCGGCAAGATTAATGAAAAAGCAATTGAGCAAATGCTGAAGGACGAACAGTCTAAAGCTTTTGATACTACGGATCAGGATATTATTGTTTTTGGAGCGAAGGGCTTGGTTGTAAAACCGAAATCTAAAAACCAGAAGATTTTGGTAGAAGCTGTTCAGAATAATGATTTGGTATTTGCTTTAGGGCCTGCCGGAACAGGTAAGACTTATATCGCGGTTGCGCTTGCAGTAAGAGCTCTTAAAAACAAAGAAGTCAAGAAAATAATCATAACTAGACCTGCTGTTGAAGCTGGAGAAAATTTAGGCTTTTTGCCGGGAGATCTTAAGGATAAGATAGATCCTTACTTGAGTCCGATTTATGATGCTTTATCGGATATGATACCGAGCGAAAAGCTGAAGCATTATCAAGAAAATCAAATTATTGAAATTGCTCCTTTGGCTTATATGAGAGGTAGGACTTTGAAGGATGCTTTTATATTGTTGGACGAGGCTCAGAATACGACTGCAATGCAGATTAAAATGTTTTTGACTCGTATGGGAACGAATTCCAAAGTCATAGTAAACGGCGATGAGTCTCAAATAGATTTGCCAAAAAATCAAAAGTCCGGACTTTCAACTTCTATTAACATTCTTAAAAATGTGAAAGGCATCGGCGTTGTGCATTTGAGAAGTGGAGATGTTATCAGGCATAAGCTGGTTAGGGATATTATTAATGCATACGATGAATTTGATAAAGTAAATTAA
- a CDS encoding MBOAT family protein gives MQIDWEKVLGAFEYSARSPLIFNSGLFLVLFLVFYGVYINIRNLRSLRTVYVILFSLFFYYKSSGLYFVLLIFSSIVDFYLGQYIYETEDKGKRKLALILSMCVNLGLLGYFKYTNFFLGIGNDLFGAGIERMDIFLPIGISFYTFQTMSYSIDLYRRSMKPAESFLDFMFFVSFFPQLVAGPIVRASDFIPQIRKNPALNSSELNKAFVLIIGGLIKKAVISDYISVNFVDRVFDNPMLYSGLENLMAVYGYAIQIYCDFSGYSDMAIGLALLMGFNLPVNFNKPYLSTSITDFWRRWHISLSSWLRDYLYIPLGGNRHGKVRTYVNLFLTMLLGGLWHGASWNFILWGAMHGTVLGMERFFKSRIPLPDNLWVKMLRRFYAFHVVAFCWIFFRASDFNLAKDIISQIFSSIDFSLLPQIIPAYSKALGLVLFGFIIHWMPKKWEEILALQFQSLKTPLKALLIAICCWIVWQVSGADVQPFIYFQF, from the coding sequence ATGCAAATAGATTGGGAAAAAGTGTTGGGAGCCTTTGAATATTCAGCAAGGTCACCGTTGATATTCAACAGCGGTTTATTCTTGGTGCTCTTCTTAGTGTTCTATGGAGTTTATATCAACATTCGTAATTTAAGGTCGTTGCGAACGGTGTACGTGATATTATTTTCTTTGTTCTTTTATTATAAGTCGAGTGGCTTGTACTTTGTGTTATTGATATTTTCCAGTATAGTTGATTTTTATCTGGGCCAATATATATACGAGACCGAAGATAAAGGTAAAAGAAAGCTGGCATTGATACTTAGCATGTGTGTCAACTTGGGCTTGTTGGGATACTTCAAGTATACGAATTTTTTTCTCGGTATAGGCAATGATCTTTTTGGTGCTGGTATAGAACGAATGGATATATTCTTGCCTATAGGAATATCATTCTATACCTTCCAGACGATGAGCTATTCCATTGATCTTTATCGTAGATCGATGAAACCTGCTGAGAGCTTTCTGGATTTTATGTTTTTTGTATCTTTCTTTCCGCAGTTAGTCGCTGGACCGATCGTAAGAGCTTCTGATTTTATTCCTCAAATCCGAAAGAACCCTGCGCTGAATTCCTCTGAACTCAATAAAGCTTTTGTCCTCATTATAGGTGGCTTGATCAAGAAAGCTGTAATTTCAGATTATATATCAGTAAATTTCGTAGACAGAGTGTTTGATAATCCTATGTTGTATAGTGGTTTGGAAAATCTGATGGCTGTATACGGTTATGCTATCCAAATTTATTGCGACTTTTCGGGCTACTCTGACATGGCAATAGGCCTTGCTCTGCTGATGGGATTCAATCTTCCCGTAAACTTTAATAAACCTTACCTTTCGACTTCTATTACTGACTTTTGGCGCAGATGGCATATTTCTTTGTCGTCATGGTTGAGAGATTACCTGTACATACCACTAGGAGGAAACAGGCATGGCAAAGTAAGAACATATGTCAATCTTTTTCTGACCATGTTGTTAGGAGGCCTTTGGCATGGTGCCTCGTGGAATTTTATACTATGGGGAGCAATGCATGGGACAGTACTTGGTATGGAGAGGTTTTTCAAAAGCAGAATTCCTCTTCCTGATAATCTTTGGGTGAAAATGCTGAGGCGCTTTTATGCCTTTCATGTGGTTGCTTTTTGCTGGATATTCTTCAGAGCATCAGATTTTAATCTAGCAAAGGATATTATATCTCAGATCTTCAGCTCAATAGACTTTAGCTTATTGCCTCAAATTATTCCAGCTTATTCTAAAGCATTGGGCTTGGTATTGTTTGGTTTTATTATTCATTGGATGCCAAAGAAGTGGGAAGAAATTTTGGCATTGCAGTTTCAAAGCTTGAAAACTCCGCTCAAAGCATTGCTAATCGCAATATGTTGCTGGATTGTTTGGCAAGTTTCTGGAGCAGACGTACAGCCGTTTATTTATTTTCAGTTTTAA
- a CDS encoding LysM peptidoglycan-binding domain-containing protein has product MRKRLAVLAFLISVVSNVHGQDTLKSILGKERIGVFINKLENFDSLDNRKLHIVHIGDSHIQADYFSGRMREYFQEKYGNGGRGLVFPYRLSKTNGATDIKYTSNVYWSGRRNSYGKLKRSTGIAGHCIETNTKDAQILVESELDQFDQVTIFHSQEDDVFVLGLRNDESFQQETKKQIVPDAKYHKVKSGDTLYGIARKYGVSVSKIKTWNGINSSMIRPGQKLVVSSAGVPAQIKKVSSNSLNKYVSKPDSLYAGQKFDLPDTVSSFYIQVNDQAKSSKVDLMGILLENSKADGIVYSAIGANGATFEDYVASQYFFDQISALKPDLLIVSLGTNESFNSPFKAEEIEASMNEFLGQLKEKTSCDQILMTTPPDVKIKKGRYREYNPKAKQIRDMELRVADENEVAIWDFYEAMGGYKSIKNWKDQGLAQRDYVHFTKEGYYKQADMLWSEFLMLTKSDSIVSNSFADMDSVQVEEVKEGSLE; this is encoded by the coding sequence ATGCGAAAGAGATTAGCAGTTTTAGCTTTTTTGATAAGCGTCGTATCAAATGTCCATGGCCAAGATACACTTAAGAGTATCCTTGGAAAGGAAAGAATAGGTGTGTTCATCAACAAGCTTGAGAATTTTGATTCTTTGGATAATAGAAAGCTTCATATCGTTCATATTGGAGATTCTCACATTCAAGCGGATTATTTTTCGGGAAGAATGCGAGAGTATTTTCAAGAAAAATACGGAAATGGAGGAAGAGGTTTGGTATTTCCTTATCGTTTGTCAAAAACCAATGGTGCTACGGATATCAAGTATACTTCCAATGTTTATTGGTCAGGCAGGCGAAATTCTTATGGCAAATTGAAGCGAAGCACAGGCATCGCAGGACACTGTATTGAAACCAATACCAAAGACGCTCAAATTTTGGTAGAATCAGAGTTGGATCAATTTGATCAGGTTACAATATTTCATTCTCAAGAGGATGATGTGTTTGTGTTGGGATTGAGAAATGATGAATCATTTCAACAAGAAACAAAGAAACAAATAGTTCCTGATGCAAAATACCATAAGGTGAAATCAGGGGATACTTTATATGGAATTGCTAGAAAGTATGGGGTATCAGTGTCTAAAATCAAGACTTGGAATGGTATAAATTCCAGTATGATAAGACCTGGACAAAAATTGGTGGTTTCCAGCGCGGGCGTTCCCGCTCAGATTAAGAAGGTTAGCTCAAACAGTTTGAATAAATATGTTTCTAAACCTGATAGCCTTTATGCTGGACAAAAGTTTGACTTGCCGGATACAGTTTCGTCATTTTATATACAAGTCAACGATCAAGCGAAATCATCCAAAGTTGATTTGATGGGGATATTGCTGGAAAATTCCAAAGCGGATGGTATTGTATACTCGGCAATTGGCGCTAATGGAGCTACTTTTGAGGATTATGTCGCTTCGCAATATTTCTTTGATCAAATATCGGCTCTTAAGCCTGATTTGTTGATTGTGTCTTTGGGAACGAATGAATCGTTTAATTCACCGTTTAAAGCTGAGGAAATAGAAGCTTCGATGAATGAGTTTTTAGGCCAATTGAAAGAAAAGACTTCTTGCGACCAGATACTCATGACGACACCGCCTGATGTGAAAATTAAAAAAGGAAGGTACCGAGAGTATAATCCGAAAGCTAAGCAAATTAGAGATATGGAATTGAGAGTGGCTGATGAAAATGAAGTGGCAATATGGGATTTTTATGAAGCGATGGGTGGCTATAAATCCATAAAGAATTGGAAGGACCAAGGCTTGGCTCAAAGGGATTATGTGCATTTTACTAAAGAGGGGTATTATAAGCAAGCTGATATGCTTTGGAGTGAATTCCTAATGTTGACAAAATCAGATTCGATAGTTTCAAATAGTTTTGCTGATATGGATTCAGTACAAGTTGAAGAGGTGAAAGAAGGAAGCTTGGAGTAG
- a CDS encoding PAS domain S-box protein yields the protein MDSISALQFAASLQNCSTLHELLEICFESDSSLFYCEKGVTVEKCNDELSVKSTHCISNDNWVIQSEINEIVNKADSQLSEYHKDPELKGLKACLLEGESKRVNSDKDPVVFRFRAGTQDHNIYFIGVFSKPILHKELNANSELILVGNLIQNKVSGIYEKSLKYKKSNTNNSILASNVKVPTNFVAIYELNTANVLYSTQNLFKYLGYDDSVKLAPQLHTVKKIIHEDDMPMIDKLWKKCIEGQATEVQLVIRLRDCKGTFRDFLVNQIPFVFGKSKEVNSIMVYAHDISVRKELEHELETVKNRYNLAVRAGKTSVWEWDMSQKELYVDFVIRRILGYSPNEVVQSMKNEKKLSANYTFLRIIADARKYTSGESQAYEKSYRFKHKLGYDVWLLIRGQIFHNSYGEKKRLVGTVTDITRSKLYEHKLLNSHHKYRTVFENVKDIIFQTNEFGEFIFLNPSWGDLTGYDVQLSLNSSFYDFVHKDDKFILQMIFENEKKEGNLNVRYQLRFKTAYNEYIWLELFIKRIFDVKGCFVGTVGTMTDITERKIYEQKIIEASKIADKAVKEKNNFLSVMSHEIRTPLNAIIGLSYLLAEQSPREDQVKILDTLQYSSNSLLRLINDILDYNKLKAQKLSIEKLDFDLHELILNVKRANLSQMKSSEVKFSCTDFAKIPKIIKGDPTRLMQILNNLISNAIKFTSKGEIKLIVDLVEVEAVSKIRFIVSDTGIGIPEDRLESIFEPFNQAEENITRRFGGTGLGLAIIKNLVDLLKGEIQVNSKENEGSEFIIILPFEEPKGGAADKDDSGSMLDDLNKKISILYVEDVQANQFLMESLCKMWNFELDIAENGKKALQMVAAKKYSLVLMDLHLPDMTGITITKLIKSKPQAYYKSLPIIALTAEVNPKTTEQVTNVGMKYCLSKPIDPPKLLKVIHETADRNLGEIGDLSAKSDVCDFEFIEDLYMKTSKEDYVKFLNLIIKEFSLSIDKLIDIVSSNDKESLRALHHKLKSTFSIFDLSSMDLAFDELKESLTLENDELVNKQSKKLVESFEMMIKKFKKKINVELTEQPEV from the coding sequence TTGGATAGTATAAGTGCATTGCAGTTTGCTGCTTCTTTGCAGAATTGTTCGACCTTGCATGAACTGTTGGAAATATGTTTTGAAAGCGATTCTTCTTTATTTTATTGCGAGAAAGGAGTAACTGTTGAGAAATGCAACGATGAGTTGAGCGTAAAGTCCACGCATTGTATCTCAAATGATAATTGGGTGATACAGTCGGAAATCAATGAAATTGTCAACAAGGCAGATTCGCAGCTAAGCGAATATCATAAAGATCCAGAGTTGAAAGGTTTGAAGGCTTGCTTGTTGGAAGGGGAGTCAAAAAGAGTGAATTCGGATAAGGATCCAGTTGTTTTTAGATTTAGGGCTGGAACTCAGGATCATAATATTTATTTCATAGGAGTATTTTCAAAGCCAATATTGCATAAGGAATTAAATGCGAATTCTGAATTGATACTAGTTGGGAATTTGATCCAGAATAAGGTGTCAGGGATTTACGAGAAAAGCCTTAAGTATAAAAAGAGCAATACGAATAATAGCATTTTAGCAAGCAATGTAAAGGTTCCAACAAATTTCGTAGCAATCTATGAACTTAATACTGCCAATGTTTTATACTCTACACAAAACCTCTTCAAATACCTTGGATACGATGACTCTGTTAAATTAGCCCCTCAGCTTCACACTGTCAAGAAAATCATTCATGAGGATGATATGCCTATGATTGATAAACTTTGGAAAAAGTGTATTGAGGGACAAGCAACAGAAGTCCAATTGGTGATAAGATTAAGAGATTGCAAAGGGACCTTTAGGGATTTTTTGGTTAATCAAATTCCGTTTGTTTTTGGAAAGTCTAAAGAAGTGAATAGTATCATGGTTTACGCCCATGATATTTCTGTTAGGAAGGAATTGGAGCATGAACTTGAAACGGTAAAAAATCGATATAATCTTGCTGTAAGGGCTGGAAAGACAAGTGTTTGGGAATGGGATATGTCGCAAAAGGAACTTTACGTCGATTTTGTGATTAGAAGAATATTAGGCTATTCACCCAATGAAGTAGTGCAAAGTATGAAGAATGAGAAAAAGCTTAGCGCTAACTACACTTTTTTGAGAATAATAGCGGATGCTAGGAAATATACTTCAGGAGAAAGTCAAGCCTATGAGAAGTCATATCGATTCAAGCATAAATTAGGGTATGACGTTTGGCTTTTGATAAGAGGCCAGATTTTTCATAATTCTTATGGAGAGAAGAAAAGACTGGTTGGAACAGTGACGGATATCACTAGAAGCAAGCTTTATGAGCATAAGTTGCTTAATAGTCACCATAAGTACAGGACAGTGTTTGAGAACGTTAAAGATATAATTTTCCAGACTAATGAGTTTGGCGAATTTATTTTCTTAAATCCATCCTGGGGAGATTTGACAGGTTACGATGTTCAGTTGAGTTTGAATAGTTCTTTTTACGATTTTGTGCATAAAGATGACAAGTTCATTCTTCAGATGATATTTGAGAATGAGAAGAAAGAAGGAAATTTGAATGTCAGATACCAGCTACGATTCAAAACAGCCTACAATGAATATATCTGGCTTGAATTGTTTATAAAAAGAATTTTTGATGTCAAAGGATGTTTTGTTGGTACTGTAGGAACAATGACGGATATCACGGAAAGGAAGATTTATGAACAGAAAATTATTGAAGCTAGCAAGATAGCTGACAAGGCGGTTAAAGAGAAGAACAATTTTCTTTCAGTAATGAGTCATGAGATTCGTACGCCATTGAATGCTATTATTGGTTTGTCATATTTATTGGCTGAACAAAGTCCTAGAGAGGATCAAGTGAAGATATTGGATACGCTTCAATACTCTTCAAACAGTCTTCTTAGATTGATCAATGATATACTTGATTACAATAAACTGAAAGCTCAAAAACTGTCTATAGAGAAGCTGGACTTTGATCTTCATGAGTTGATTTTGAATGTCAAACGAGCTAATTTGTCTCAAATGAAGAGTTCCGAGGTAAAATTCTCATGCACTGATTTTGCCAAGATTCCAAAGATTATCAAGGGAGACCCAACGAGATTGATGCAAATACTTAATAATTTGATTAGCAATGCAATCAAATTCACATCAAAAGGTGAGATTAAGTTAATTGTTGACTTGGTGGAAGTGGAGGCCGTTTCTAAAATTAGATTTATCGTTTCGGATACTGGCATTGGTATTCCTGAAGATCGATTGGAATCGATTTTTGAGCCTTTCAACCAAGCCGAGGAAAATATAACTCGTAGATTTGGAGGCACAGGTTTGGGCTTGGCAATTATAAAGAACCTTGTTGATTTATTAAAAGGTGAAATTCAAGTTAATAGTAAAGAAAATGAAGGCTCGGAGTTTATAATAATTTTACCGTTTGAAGAACCTAAAGGCGGAGCTGCCGATAAGGATGATTCAGGTAGTATGCTTGATGATTTAAACAAGAAAATTTCAATTCTTTATGTTGAGGATGTGCAGGCTAACCAGTTCCTGATGGAATCGCTATGTAAAATGTGGAATTTTGAGCTTGACATAGCTGAGAATGGCAAAAAAGCACTGCAAATGGTGGCTGCAAAGAAGTACAGCTTGGTGCTTATGGATCTTCATTTGCCGGATATGACAGGAATTACGATTACGAAGCTAATCAAGTCCAAGCCTCAGGCATATTATAAAAGCTTGCCGATTATAGCACTTACTGCGGAAGTGAATCCAAAGACGACAGAGCAGGTGACAAATGTGGGAATGAAGTATTGTTTATCCAAGCCTATTGATCCGCCAAAGCTCCTGAAAGTCATTCACGAAACTGCAGATCGAAATCTTGGAGAAATTGGAGACTTGTCTGCTAAAAGCGATGTCTGCGACTTTGAGTTTATTGAAGATCTTTATATGAAAACGAGCAAAGAGGATTATGTCAAGTTTTTAAACTTAATAATAAAGGAATTTTCCCTTTCTATAGATAAATTGATTGACATAGTGTCGAGCAATGACAAGGAATCGTTGAGAGCATTGCATCATAAATTGAAATCGACTTTTAGTATATTTGATTTATCAAGTATGGACCTTGCTTTTGATGAGTTGAAGGAATCCTTGACGTTGGAAAATGATGAGTTGGTTAATAAGCAATCGAAGAAACTGGTTGAATCTTTCGAGATGATGATTAAAAAGTTTAAGAAGAAAATAAATGTTGAATTAACTGAGCAACCCGAAGTTTAA
- a CDS encoding GNAT family N-acetyltransferase: MITVRKVATAEETIEAIKVREAVFVEELKIPFENEVDEYEKASEHFVAFDGSNPCGTARWRFGEEGIVLEKFAVINSYRHKGVGTELLHAILDDIANNPYTQGTKIILYCNKDSVQLYQKFGFVKSNGVSRHENMEMLELSN; the protein is encoded by the coding sequence ATGATCACTGTCAGAAAAGTCGCCACTGCGGAAGAAACGATTGAAGCTATTAAGGTACGCGAAGCTGTATTTGTTGAAGAATTAAAAATTCCTTTCGAAAATGAAGTAGATGAATACGAAAAAGCATCTGAGCATTTTGTAGCCTTTGATGGCTCAAATCCATGTGGCACAGCACGTTGGAGATTTGGCGAAGAAGGCATAGTACTTGAGAAATTCGCTGTCATAAACTCCTATCGTCACAAAGGTGTTGGCACTGAATTATTGCACGCGATTCTGGATGATATCGCTAATAATCCTTATACACAGGGCACAAAAATAATTCTATATTGCAACAAAGACTCTGTTCAATTGTATCAAAAATTCGGATTTGTCAAATCCAACGGTGTATCAAGACATGAAAATATGGAAATGCTTGAACTGAGCAATTAA